In the genome of Bacillus sp. S3, one region contains:
- a CDS encoding YwbE family protein: MNGQNRKDVTPGLLVDIVLKADQKTGKLTHGTVKDILTKSSTHPHGIKVRLTDGQVGRVQKIHND; this comes from the coding sequence ATGAACGGCCAAAACAGGAAAGATGTAACACCAGGGCTTTTGGTTGATATTGTATTAAAAGCTGATCAAAAAACTGGCAAGCTCACCCATGGAACTGTGAAAGATATTCTCACCAAATCAAGTACCCATCCACATGGGATCAAGGTCAGGCTAACAGATGGACAAGTCGGCCGGGTACAAAAAATCCATAATGACTAA
- a CDS encoding MDR family MFS transporter: MERSDNNQSMIVGLLLAGTFIAILNQTLMITAIPPIMVEMNITANSAQWLTTVFMLVNGIMIPISAFLLERFTTRQLFISAMSIFAVGTVVGGIAPTFEILLLGRVIQSIGAGVMLPLMTTVFLLIFPINRRGAAMGLVGLVISFAPAIGPALSGWVTSHFSWRVLFFIILPIALIDIFVAFRFLKNVTEISRPKVDVLSILLSSIGFGGLLYGFTCAGNYGWSHVSTVLSLVIGGISLLLFIFRQLRLKHPMLEFRVFTFSIFPFAIIIGMIGFMGLIGAETIIPLFMQNMRGFSAFEAGLALLPGALVSGFMSPIVGRIFDRFGARWLVMIGLTIMTAASFAFTTLSPSTTMTYITVLYGIRMFGLSMVMMPVATAALNQLPKRLIPHGAAMDNTMKMISASVGTAILVTVMTTTAEAAKHRPEISYPDMHGANIAFMVVSILSLIGLILSFFIKHNRQAEGESDGKRQRNVRVKLQE; this comes from the coding sequence ATGGAAAGATCGGACAATAATCAGTCGATGATTGTGGGACTTTTGCTGGCTGGAACGTTTATTGCGATTTTGAATCAAACACTGATGATTACAGCGATACCTCCGATTATGGTTGAAATGAACATTACCGCAAACAGTGCACAATGGCTGACGACTGTCTTTATGCTGGTGAATGGGATTATGATTCCAATTAGTGCCTTTTTATTAGAACGATTTACCACGAGGCAGTTATTTATCTCGGCGATGAGTATTTTTGCAGTGGGAACCGTTGTGGGTGGAATCGCTCCTACTTTTGAAATTCTTTTATTAGGCAGGGTGATTCAGTCGATTGGGGCAGGCGTGATGCTGCCGTTAATGACCACCGTATTTTTACTCATTTTTCCGATCAATCGGCGCGGTGCAGCAATGGGGCTTGTCGGGCTTGTGATTTCCTTTGCACCGGCCATCGGTCCAGCGCTGTCCGGTTGGGTGACATCGCATTTTTCATGGAGAGTGTTATTTTTTATTATTTTGCCTATTGCACTTATCGATATCTTTGTCGCATTCCGTTTCTTGAAAAATGTCACTGAGATTTCCCGGCCAAAAGTGGATGTATTGTCAATCCTGCTTTCTTCAATAGGGTTTGGCGGACTTCTTTACGGATTTACATGTGCCGGCAATTACGGTTGGTCACACGTATCGACTGTTTTATCATTAGTGATTGGCGGCATATCATTGCTGTTATTTATTTTCCGCCAGTTACGACTAAAACACCCGATGCTGGAATTTCGTGTGTTTACGTTTTCAATTTTCCCGTTCGCGATTATCATTGGAATGATTGGCTTTATGGGCTTAATTGGAGCGGAAACGATTATCCCGCTCTTTATGCAGAATATGAGAGGATTTTCTGCCTTTGAGGCAGGCTTAGCGTTATTGCCTGGTGCTCTTGTGAGTGGGTTCATGTCACCAATTGTAGGGAGAATCTTCGATAGATTCGGTGCGAGATGGCTTGTGATGATCGGCTTAACCATCATGACAGCTGCATCATTTGCGTTTACCACTTTAAGTCCGTCGACAACGATGACCTATATTACGGTCCTTTACGGGATAAGAATGTTTGGTCTTTCGATGGTAATGATGCCGGTCGCAACAGCTGCCCTGAATCAGTTGCCAAAACGATTAATTCCACACGGGGCTGCCATGGATAATACGATGAAAATGATTTCAGCTTCGGTAGGAACCGCTATTCTTGTAACAGTTATGACAACAACAGCGGAAGCAGCGAAACACCGTCCGGAGATCTCTTATCCGGATATGCACGGAGCGAATATCGCCTTTATGGTGGTATCAATTCTTTCGTTAATAGGACTGATCCTCTCTTTTTTCATTAAGCATAACCGACAGGCTGAAGGCGAATCGGACGGAAAAAGACAGAGAAATGTCCGAGTGAAACTCCAGGAGTAA
- a CDS encoding branched-chain amino acid ABC transporter permease, translating into MKALWNTYKQKRSVQGVFLLIYIGVTSLGLFLAQKSVTAFLLLLASLLLLYFTNFKNLTKWVIAGVVLVFLLPFTASNGDGYQSYMEVATLVGIYISMALGLNIVVGMAGLLDLGFIAFFAVGAYSYGIFATAQANNFMPFGQFPLSGESFWIFILIGCFVAALFGVLLGIPVLRVKGDYLAIVTLGFGEIIRIIFNNLDRPINITNGAMGLPSVTPPRLFGIDFLYPSQFYYVVLIILVFTIFTVRRFEHSKIGRSWKAVRENEIAAQSMGVPLVKTKLLAFAIGASFSGMMGVVFAAKQAFVDPTSFTLLESITILVMVILGGMGSVPGVILGAAVMTILNLQVLTEITNWLNQLSTSGAFSIPDALSPSKMQRMIFGLLLILFALYRPQGLLPAKNRKYNEKALRKGSEEAAGETVSENSPIEKTQEV; encoded by the coding sequence ATGAAAGCGCTTTGGAATACCTATAAACAAAAAAGATCTGTACAAGGGGTTTTTCTTCTTATTTACATTGGAGTCACATCTTTGGGGTTATTTTTAGCACAAAAATCAGTAACAGCATTTCTTCTTCTATTAGCATCGCTATTACTATTATATTTTACTAACTTCAAGAATCTTACCAAATGGGTCATTGCAGGAGTGGTGTTAGTATTTTTACTCCCTTTCACTGCCAGTAATGGAGACGGCTATCAATCCTATATGGAAGTGGCGACACTTGTTGGAATCTATATCTCAATGGCATTGGGATTGAATATTGTCGTAGGGATGGCCGGGCTTCTTGATTTAGGATTTATCGCGTTTTTTGCCGTCGGGGCCTATTCCTATGGTATATTTGCTACCGCACAAGCCAATAATTTTATGCCATTTGGCCAATTTCCACTTTCCGGAGAAAGTTTTTGGATTTTTATTTTAATCGGCTGTTTTGTTGCCGCCTTGTTCGGGGTTCTACTGGGAATACCGGTGCTTCGGGTGAAAGGAGATTATTTGGCGATTGTTACACTGGGCTTTGGTGAGATTATCCGAATTATCTTTAATAACTTGGATCGACCTATTAATATTACAAACGGAGCAATGGGACTCCCTTCGGTTACACCGCCCCGTTTGTTTGGAATAGACTTTCTTTATCCAAGTCAATTCTATTACGTTGTGCTGATCATACTGGTATTTACCATTTTTACTGTCCGCCGTTTTGAACATTCAAAAATAGGCCGTTCGTGGAAAGCCGTAAGAGAAAATGAAATCGCTGCTCAGTCAATGGGTGTCCCATTAGTAAAAACTAAATTACTGGCCTTTGCTATCGGCGCCTCCTTCTCAGGTATGATGGGCGTTGTCTTTGCAGCTAAACAAGCATTTGTTGATCCGACAAGTTTTACCTTACTTGAGTCCATTACGATTCTCGTCATGGTCATCTTGGGTGGAATGGGCAGTGTTCCAGGCGTGATTCTTGGAGCTGCGGTTATGACGATTCTAAACCTTCAAGTATTAACAGAGATAACAAATTGGTTAAATCAGCTAAGTACATCTGGAGCTTTTTCCATTCCAGACGCACTGTCTCCTTCAAAAATGCAAAGGATGATCTTCGGATTGCTCCTAATCCTATTTGCTCTCTATCGGCCACAGGGTCTCCTGCCAGCTAAGAATCGAAAATATAATGAAAAAGCATTACGAAAGGGAAGCGAGGAGGCTGCCGGTGAAACTGTATCAGAAAATTCACCAATCGAGAAAACTCAGGAGGTGTAG
- a CDS encoding branched-chain amino acid ABC transporter substrate-binding protein has protein sequence MKVKKSLALLLTGGLAASIFLAGCGSKSGDGGKSSSNMIKIATQTPLSGGSATIGEAIKLGAQMKLDEEKKKFKELGFDLQLVPYDDQGDPKKGVANAQIIGADKSIMAVVGHFNSGVAIPSSEVYEKYAIPMVSPANSAVEVTSRGLKTVNRIVARDDFQGPAGAEFAVNTLKAKKIFIIQDKTAYGTGLAEAFKKAAEEKGAEILGFEGITVGEKDFNGVLNQVVSKKPDLVYFGGIYAEGGLIIKQAREKGITVPFLGGDGLDASTLVEIAGGAIKDTYITSLAGDSTKTEEGKKFTESYKSKFNKSTESYSVYGYDTMGVVLKGIEDAIKANNNKMPTREQVRDAVRGVKDYQGVLTKVSFDDIGDNNYAKVFIYSFKEAKYPAELVGEVSK, from the coding sequence ATGAAGGTGAAAAAATCATTAGCATTATTGTTAACGGGGGGCTTGGCTGCGAGTATTTTTTTAGCTGGCTGCGGCTCTAAGTCCGGGGATGGTGGAAAAAGCAGTTCAAACATGATTAAGATTGCGACACAAACCCCACTTTCAGGGGGCAGTGCGACAATTGGGGAAGCCATTAAGCTGGGTGCCCAAATGAAACTAGATGAGGAAAAGAAAAAGTTTAAGGAATTAGGATTTGATCTGCAGCTGGTACCTTACGATGATCAGGGGGATCCAAAGAAAGGGGTGGCCAATGCTCAAATAATCGGGGCAGATAAATCGATTATGGCGGTGGTTGGCCACTTTAATTCAGGCGTCGCCATCCCATCATCTGAGGTTTATGAAAAATATGCGATCCCAATGGTTTCACCAGCAAACTCTGCGGTAGAAGTAACATCAAGGGGATTAAAAACCGTCAACCGTATTGTCGCTCGTGATGACTTCCAAGGCCCTGCAGGTGCTGAATTTGCCGTAAATACATTAAAAGCGAAGAAAATTTTTATCATCCAGGACAAAACGGCATACGGGACAGGTCTTGCAGAGGCTTTCAAAAAGGCTGCAGAGGAAAAAGGTGCTGAAATTCTCGGCTTTGAAGGGATTACCGTTGGAGAAAAAGATTTCAATGGTGTTCTAAATCAGGTCGTTTCCAAAAAGCCTGATTTGGTCTATTTCGGAGGAATCTACGCTGAGGGCGGACTCATTATTAAACAAGCTCGTGAAAAAGGCATTACTGTCCCATTTCTTGGCGGGGATGGTTTAGATGCTTCTACACTGGTTGAAATAGCAGGCGGTGCGATTAAAGATACGTATATTACTTCGCTGGCCGGGGATTCAACGAAAACTGAAGAAGGAAAGAAGTTTACGGAGAGCTATAAATCAAAATTCAACAAAAGCACGGAATCGTATTCCGTATACGGCTATGATACGATGGGCGTGGTTTTAAAGGGAATAGAGGATGCCATCAAAGCAAATAACAACAAAATGCCAACTCGTGAACAAGTAAGGGATGCCGTTCGCGGTGTGAAGGATTATCAAGGTGTGTTAACAAAAGTCAGCTTCGATGATATCGGTGACAATAATTATGCAAAAGTGTTTATTTATAGTTTTAAAGAAGCAAAATACCCAGCTGAATTAGTGGGAGAAGTTAGTAAATAA
- a CDS encoding cell wall hydrolase, with translation MPRVNYRSSDVDLMARMMRAEAEGEGKQGMLMVGNVIVNRVQADCLDFKKVRTIPQVIFQVQGGNYSFEAVQKGNVFYQRARTAEKRLAKQNLEYWREHPSKYSLWYFNPYAPCPPTWYGQPHSGQFKQHCYYEPTAGTCDSVYR, from the coding sequence ATGCCAAGAGTAAATTACCGAAGTTCAGATGTGGACTTAATGGCAAGGATGATGAGGGCGGAAGCTGAGGGTGAAGGGAAACAAGGCATGCTAATGGTCGGAAATGTAATAGTGAATCGGGTTCAAGCCGATTGTTTAGACTTTAAAAAAGTAAGAACAATCCCACAAGTCATTTTTCAAGTACAAGGAGGAAATTATTCCTTTGAAGCTGTTCAAAAAGGGAATGTATTTTATCAAAGAGCGAGAACGGCTGAAAAAAGATTAGCCAAACAGAATTTGGAATATTGGAGAGAACACCCATCAAAATATTCCCTTTGGTATTTCAATCCGTATGCTCCGTGCCCTCCAACATGGTATGGTCAACCTCATTCCGGTCAATTTAAACAGCATTGTTATTATGAACCAACAGCTGGAACATGTGATAGCGTTTATCGGTGA
- a CDS encoding Arc family DNA-binding protein, translating to MTKRKSFPLRIDPKLYEVLEKWAEDEIRSVNAQIEVILKEAAKKAGRLKKD from the coding sequence ATGACGAAAAGAAAATCATTTCCGCTTCGCATTGATCCCAAGTTATATGAAGTGCTGGAAAAATGGGCGGAAGATGAAATCAGAAGTGTAAACGCCCAAATTGAAGTCATCTTAAAAGAGGCAGCCAAAAAGGCAGGAAGACTAAAAAAAGATTAG
- a CDS encoding ABC transporter ATP-binding protein, which produces MLQLKNVETFYGGIQALKGIDVSVEKGEIVTLIGSNGAGKSTTLKSISGLTKVKTGNIVYNGTDITNKPAHETTLLGIAHVPEGRRIFPRLSVKENLLMGAFSVKGKQVIEERMERVFHYFPKLKDRLEQKGGTMSGGEQQMLAIGRALMMSPDLLMLDEPSMGLAPIIVEQIFEIIKELNGEGITILLVEQNAYQALQVADRGYVIQTGEIKLKGNGHDLITNDEVREAYLA; this is translated from the coding sequence ATGCTTCAATTAAAAAACGTAGAAACCTTTTATGGCGGCATACAGGCTTTAAAAGGAATTGATGTTTCTGTTGAAAAAGGGGAAATTGTTACACTAATTGGCAGTAATGGTGCCGGTAAATCAACGACATTAAAATCAATCAGCGGTCTGACAAAAGTAAAAACAGGAAACATTGTTTATAATGGAACGGACATTACCAATAAACCGGCTCATGAAACAACACTATTAGGAATTGCCCATGTTCCCGAGGGCAGGAGGATTTTTCCAAGACTATCAGTCAAAGAAAACTTATTAATGGGAGCTTTCTCAGTCAAGGGTAAGCAGGTGATTGAAGAAAGAATGGAGCGTGTCTTCCATTATTTCCCTAAGCTGAAAGATCGACTGGAGCAAAAGGGAGGGACAATGAGCGGTGGAGAGCAGCAAATGCTTGCGATTGGTAGAGCCCTTATGATGTCGCCGGATTTACTCATGTTAGACGAGCCCTCCATGGGTCTTGCACCCATTATAGTGGAACAAATCTTTGAAATCATCAAGGAATTAAACGGAGAAGGGATAACGATCCTGCTCGTTGAACAAAATGCCTACCAGGCCTTACAAGTAGCTGATCGCGGTTATGTTATTCAAACGGGAGAAATTAAGCTCAAAGGAAACGGACATGATTTGATAACAAATGATGAAGTTCGGGAGGCGTATTTGGCTTAA
- a CDS encoding ABC transporter ATP-binding protein, with product MAILEVQNLSKKFGGLTANQDVSMKVEKHSITAVIGPNGAGKTTFFNMITGVYQPTSGTILLENEKINGLKPHAVCQKGIARTFQNIRLFNEMSVLENVMVGMHTRLKAGFLGILFNLPTIRKEEAASEIKAYQLLEYVGLESFLNEKACNLSYGAQRRLEIARALAAGPKILLLDEPAAGMNPKETKELTGLIKRMRDEFNLTVILIEHDMKLVMEISEQIFVLDHGEKIAEGRPEDIRNNPKVIEAYLGSGAVQAG from the coding sequence ATGGCCATTTTAGAGGTGCAAAATTTATCGAAGAAATTTGGCGGTTTAACAGCAAATCAGGATGTTTCGATGAAAGTGGAGAAACATTCAATTACAGCCGTTATTGGACCAAACGGTGCTGGAAAAACAACCTTTTTTAATATGATTACGGGTGTCTATCAGCCTACTTCAGGGACCATTTTACTTGAAAATGAAAAAATAAATGGGTTAAAGCCCCATGCGGTTTGTCAAAAGGGAATCGCAAGAACATTTCAGAACATCCGGTTATTTAATGAGATGTCCGTGCTTGAAAATGTGATGGTTGGAATGCATACACGGTTAAAAGCAGGTTTTCTTGGGATTTTATTCAATCTACCGACCATTCGGAAGGAAGAGGCTGCTTCGGAAATAAAGGCGTATCAATTATTAGAATATGTTGGGCTGGAATCCTTTTTAAATGAAAAAGCGTGCAATTTAAGCTACGGGGCTCAAAGAAGATTAGAGATTGCAAGAGCGCTTGCTGCCGGTCCTAAGATCCTATTATTAGATGAGCCGGCTGCAGGTATGAATCCAAAGGAGACAAAAGAGCTGACCGGGCTGATTAAAAGGATGCGGGATGAATTCAATTTAACCGTCATTTTAATTGAACATGACATGAAGCTTGTCATGGAAATCTCTGAACAAATCTTCGTACTCGATCATGGGGAAAAAATTGCAGAAGGAAGGCCCGAAGACATCCGAAATAATCCAAAAGTGATTGAGGCATATCTAGGATCTGGGGCTGTTCAAGCTGGATAG
- a CDS encoding PadR family transcriptional regulator, whose protein sequence is MSSLLDTFMTELRRGTLTLAVLSQLRTPQYGYSLVQRLENAGVVIEQSTLYPLLRRLEKQELVTSSWDTTESRPRKYYVLSDYGMEVYLQLKDEWTKMTLELTSILKGDENLESD, encoded by the coding sequence ATGAGTTCTTTGTTAGATACATTTATGACCGAACTAAGAAGAGGAACACTTACACTTGCCGTTTTAAGTCAATTACGTACCCCCCAATATGGCTATTCACTCGTACAGCGGCTTGAAAATGCCGGTGTGGTCATAGAGCAAAGTACGCTCTACCCCCTGTTGCGGCGATTAGAGAAACAGGAACTCGTTACGAGCAGCTGGGATACAACGGAAAGCAGGCCGCGGAAGTATTACGTTTTAAGTGATTATGGGATGGAGGTTTACCTGCAATTAAAGGATGAATGGACAAAGATGACGCTGGAGCTGACATCAATATTAAAAGGAGATGAAAACCTTGAATCTGATTGA
- a CDS encoding HAAS signaling domain-containing protein, translating to MNLIEVYVYEVTKRLSVKTRDDVALELRSTIEDMLPENFTEQDVKDALSKLGNPAVLAASYRDTPMYLIGPNLYDIYILTMKRVIPWAILVTIFIHIFENVMFFSGKEAILSVVIHSIGIIIANVINVLIQVFFWFTVVFAFVERVGISNAELPHKKISNKWTPEDLKYAKIIPKKKAISKGDLLFSFIWTAVWAIAYFYADHLIGVYRSSDGNGLQFIMPIFNQDTLMSYWPIIAIFIVLELGLIIFKWKAAQWTMKLVTVNAIIHILSAITLIVIASNPHLLNDAMIPYIAELFETSSSTVASSLIWIWKLIVASSVVTIIIEIFESYRKARIR from the coding sequence TTGAATCTGATTGAGGTTTATGTGTACGAAGTAACAAAAAGACTTTCTGTGAAGACACGGGATGATGTTGCCCTGGAGCTAAGGTCCACGATTGAGGATATGCTCCCAGAAAATTTCACGGAACAAGATGTGAAGGACGCACTTTCGAAACTTGGAAATCCTGCAGTGCTCGCTGCAAGCTATCGTGATACACCTATGTATTTAATTGGGCCGAATCTATATGATATTTATATTCTGACCATGAAGCGGGTAATACCATGGGCCATTTTGGTTACCATCTTCATTCATATTTTCGAGAATGTTATGTTCTTTTCCGGTAAAGAAGCGATTCTTTCTGTGGTCATTCACTCCATTGGAATCATTATTGCCAATGTCATTAATGTCCTCATCCAAGTGTTCTTTTGGTTCACCGTTGTATTTGCCTTCGTAGAGCGAGTTGGTATTTCAAACGCTGAACTGCCGCATAAAAAGATATCCAACAAATGGACGCCTGAGGATTTAAAGTATGCCAAAATCATTCCAAAGAAAAAAGCGATTTCAAAAGGAGATCTTTTGTTTAGCTTCATCTGGACAGCCGTGTGGGCAATTGCTTATTTCTATGCTGACCACCTTATTGGTGTTTACCGTTCCTCAGATGGTAACGGGTTGCAATTCATTATGCCCATTTTTAATCAAGATACCTTGATGTCATACTGGCCGATCATCGCAATTTTTATCGTTTTGGAATTAGGATTAATTATTTTTAAATGGAAAGCCGCTCAATGGACGATGAAGCTTGTTACTGTGAATGCGATTATTCATATTTTAAGTGCGATTACTTTAATCGTCATTGCAAGCAACCCGCATTTGCTCAATGATGCCATGATTCCCTATATAGCGGAATTGTTTGAAACCAGCTCTTCCACTGTAGCTTCTTCATTGATATGGATCTGGAAGCTCATCGTAGCATCCAGCGTTGTCACTATAATTATTGAAATTTTCGAGAGTTATCGTAAAGCTAGAATAAGATAA
- a CDS encoding branched-chain amino acid ABC transporter permease, whose translation MFNEILQSIPQVLIDGLTLGAVYAVIAIGYTMVYGILELINFAHGEIFMSGAFIGTAVLIVLTGIGWVSSVPAIVMLIAVLLFTAILTGFLGMGIERVAYRPLRNAPRLIPLITAIGISFLLQDIVRFIAELKKGNYIVTGPSLFTNQISIKASSVSSIFNDATIKTSFVIVLVAAVIMMIGLDLFVNRTKWGMALRAVAQDRETASLMTINVNKVISMTFFIGSALGGATGVLFAVQYGTIDPYIGFILGLKAFTAAVLGGIGNIRGAMFGGLLLGLLEMFASANLTLLSHGVFGAEYKDVFAFIILILVLLFKPEGLFGKPVTEKV comes from the coding sequence TTGTTTAACGAAATACTCCAATCAATCCCGCAGGTGTTGATCGATGGTCTTACCTTGGGAGCGGTGTACGCTGTTATTGCGATCGGCTACACAATGGTCTACGGGATTTTGGAATTAATTAACTTTGCACATGGGGAAATATTTATGTCAGGTGCATTTATTGGAACGGCGGTATTAATCGTTTTAACGGGAATCGGATGGGTTTCATCCGTACCGGCAATCGTGATGCTGATCGCGGTCCTCTTATTTACAGCTATTCTTACTGGCTTCCTCGGAATGGGAATCGAGAGGGTGGCCTATCGGCCGCTTCGGAATGCACCTCGGTTAATCCCGCTGATTACGGCAATTGGTATTTCATTCTTATTACAGGATATTGTTCGATTCATTGCAGAATTAAAAAAAGGAAATTACATCGTAACAGGCCCAAGTTTATTTACCAATCAGATTTCCATTAAAGCCTCATCAGTAAGCTCGATATTTAATGATGCCACGATTAAAACATCGTTTGTGATTGTTCTTGTGGCGGCGGTGATTATGATGATTGGTCTTGACCTCTTTGTTAATCGAACAAAGTGGGGGATGGCACTGAGAGCTGTCGCGCAAGATCGGGAAACAGCTTCGTTGATGACCATTAATGTGAATAAGGTAATCTCGATGACCTTTTTTATCGGTTCAGCCCTGGGCGGAGCAACGGGGGTGCTTTTTGCTGTACAATACGGAACTATAGACCCTTATATTGGCTTTATTCTTGGCTTGAAGGCGTTTACGGCCGCTGTTTTAGGCGGTATTGGAAATATTCGTGGAGCCATGTTCGGAGGGTTGCTGCTTGGATTATTAGAAATGTTTGCTTCCGCTAATTTAACCCTTTTATCTCATGGGGTATTCGGTGCTGAGTATAAAGATGTATTTGCGTTTATTATCCTAATTCTTGTACTACTTTTTAAACCGGAGGGCTTATTCGGCAAACCGGTAACCGAGAAAGTGTAG
- a CDS encoding SPFH domain-containing protein, which yields MQEKSIFKMNGFAALIIALLCIGFGIYLIVTGEISVKITGIVVLLIGLIIATSLTIVQPNEAKVLTFFGTYLGVIRDQGLWATIPFTFKRSVSLRVTNFNSEKLKVNDLEGNPIQIAAVVVYKVRDAAKALYDVENYEKFIQIQSETGIRHIASRYAYDSFGNMESTLTLRQNSDEVAEVLMYDLQKRLDVAGVDVIEARIMHLAYSSEIASAMLQRQQAQAVLSARKVIVDGAVGLVKAAIDQLAEQEIVELDEEKKAQMVNNLMVAIVSEKGTQPIINTGSIY from the coding sequence ATGCAGGAAAAATCAATATTTAAAATGAATGGTTTTGCAGCACTTATTATTGCGCTTTTGTGTATTGGTTTTGGAATTTATTTAATCGTAACCGGAGAGATTTCGGTTAAAATTACCGGAATCGTCGTCTTATTGATTGGATTAATTATTGCCACCAGTTTAACCATTGTTCAGCCAAACGAAGCAAAAGTATTGACGTTCTTTGGAACTTATCTCGGAGTTATAAGAGATCAGGGATTATGGGCCACCATTCCATTCACATTCAAGCGAAGCGTATCATTACGTGTGACCAACTTTAACAGCGAGAAGCTAAAAGTAAATGATTTAGAAGGAAATCCGATTCAGATTGCAGCCGTTGTAGTGTATAAAGTAAGAGATGCTGCTAAAGCTTTATATGATGTAGAAAACTACGAAAAATTCATTCAAATTCAAAGTGAAACCGGTATTCGTCATATTGCAAGCAGATATGCTTATGATTCGTTCGGTAATATGGAAAGCACATTGACACTTCGGCAAAATAGCGACGAAGTAGCCGAAGTCCTTATGTATGATTTACAGAAAAGACTGGATGTTGCCGGTGTTGACGTCATCGAAGCCAGGATTATGCACCTTGCCTATTCCTCTGAAATCGCTTCTGCCATGCTTCAAAGACAACAAGCGCAAGCTGTCCTGTCTGCGCGGAAAGTCATTGTCGACGGTGCAGTAGGGCTAGTAAAAGCTGCAATTGACCAGCTTGCAGAGCAAGAAATTGTTGAACTTGATGAAGAGAAAAAAGCGCAGATGGTCAATAACCTGATGGTCGCCATTGTTTCTGAAAAAGGAACCCAACCCATTATTAATACAGGAAGCATCTATTAA